Proteins from one Algicella marina genomic window:
- a CDS encoding ABC transporter permease, with the protein MMPYLTAMWAIVMRESLRFIHQRGRFLAALVRPLVWLVVFAAGFRAALGLSIIPPYQTYITYEVYIVPGLCGMIQLFNGMQSSLSLVYDQEMGSMRLLLTSPLPRWWLLFSKLVAGVAVSILQVYVFLAIAAGFGITMPPMGYLYAFPALILSGLMLGALGLVISSTIRQLENFAGVMNFVIFPMFFMSTALYPLWKMAESSELLRDICAVNPFTHAVELVRFALYESFNGWALLWVLLSLTVFLGGAVIGYDPARGMMRRKRPA; encoded by the coding sequence ATGATGCCGTATCTCACCGCCATGTGGGCCATCGTCATGCGTGAAAGCCTGCGCTTCATCCACCAGCGCGGCCGCTTTCTCGCGGCCCTCGTCCGCCCGCTCGTCTGGCTTGTGGTCTTCGCCGCCGGGTTCCGGGCCGCGCTGGGCCTCTCGATCATCCCGCCTTACCAGACCTACATCACCTACGAGGTTTACATCGTCCCCGGTCTCTGCGGCATGATCCAGCTCTTCAACGGCATGCAGTCCTCGCTCTCGCTGGTATACGATCAGGAAATGGGCTCGATGCGTCTCTTGCTCACCAGCCCGCTTCCACGCTGGTGGCTCCTGTTTTCCAAACTCGTGGCCGGTGTCGCCGTCTCCATCCTTCAGGTCTACGTCTTCCTCGCCATCGCCGCCGGTTTCGGCATCACCATGCCGCCGATGGGCTACCTCTACGCCTTCCCCGCTCTCATCCTTTCCGGCCTGATGCTCGGTGCACTCGGTCTCGTGATCTCCTCCACCATCCGCCAGCTGGAAAATTTCGCCGGCGTCATGAACTTCGTCATCTTTCCGATGTTCTTCATGTCCACCGCTCTCTATCCGCTTTGGAAAATGGCGGAGAGTTCCGAACTGCTGCGCGACATCTGCGCCGTCAATCCCTTCACCCATGCCGTCGAGCTCGTCCGTTTCGCTCTGTACGAGAGTTTCAATGGCTGGGCACTCCTCTGGGTGCTGCTGTCGCTCACGGTGTTTCTCGGCGGCGCGGTCATCGGCTACGATCCTGCCCGCGGCATGATGCGCCGAAAACGCCCCGCTTGA
- a CDS encoding ABC transporter ATP-binding protein: MIRVDVRSKAFGGTEILRDISFTLDKGETLALLGPSGIGKSTLLRLVAGIDSNFSGTIERPDNMAIVFQEPTLLPWRSVLANITLIHPQLPVAEAREALDRVGIADKAALFPGQLSLGQQRRLALARAFAGQPDLLIMDEPFVSLDADKADEMMTLTETLIREANPATIFVTHAREEAERLATRILRLGGEPATLQPETGAG; the protein is encoded by the coding sequence ATGATCCGCGTAGACGTCAGATCCAAGGCCTTCGGCGGCACGGAAATCCTCCGCGACATCTCCTTCACGCTGGACAAGGGCGAAACTCTCGCCCTGCTCGGCCCGTCCGGCATCGGCAAGTCCACGCTCCTCCGGCTGGTCGCCGGGATCGACAGCAACTTTAGCGGCACGATAGAGCGACCCGACAACATGGCTATCGTCTTCCAGGAGCCGACGCTCCTGCCGTGGCGCTCCGTCCTCGCCAATATTACCCTGATCCATCCGCAACTGCCGGTGGCGGAGGCAAGGGAGGCCCTCGACCGCGTCGGCATCGCCGACAAGGCCGCGCTCTTTCCCGGCCAGCTATCCCTCGGCCAGCAACGCCGCCTCGCCCTCGCCCGTGCCTTCGCCGGCCAACCGGACCTGCTGATCATGGACGAACCCTTCGTCTCCCTGGATGCCGACAAAGCCGACGAGATGATGACCCTCACCGAAACCCTGATCCGAGAGGCCAATCCGGCCACCATCTTCGTCACCCACGCGCGCGAAGAGGCGGAGCGCCTCGCAACCCGAATTCTCAGGCTCGGTGGCGAACCCGCTACACTCCAGCCCGAAACTGGGGCAGGCTAG
- a CDS encoding ABC transporter ATP-binding protein — protein MPALSVQNVSYSYGPKKALDDVSFDLEAGRFCALLGPNGAGKSTLFSLLTRLFVTRHGAISVAGHDLAENPRAALARIGVVFQQQTLDLDMTVARNLSYFAALQGLSGKQARTSTEAALDRLGMRERSGEKVRALNGGHRRRMEIARALIHGPEVLLLDEATVGLDTASRQSITAHVHDLAESGLTVFWATHLVDEIQPTDEVVILHKGRKLAQDTAAGIAGPGGTLLDAFVAMTGLEEPAQ, from the coding sequence ATGCCAGCACTCAGCGTTCAGAACGTCTCCTACAGCTACGGCCCCAAAAAGGCGCTGGACGACGTGTCTTTCGACCTGGAGGCCGGGCGCTTCTGCGCCCTGCTCGGTCCCAACGGCGCCGGTAAATCGACGCTGTTTTCGCTGCTTACCCGGCTGTTCGTCACCCGCCACGGCGCCATATCGGTCGCCGGTCACGACCTTGCCGAGAATCCCCGCGCCGCCCTCGCCCGCATCGGCGTCGTCTTCCAGCAGCAGACGCTGGATCTCGACATGACGGTCGCCCGCAACCTGTCCTACTTCGCCGCGCTCCAGGGCCTGTCCGGCAAACAGGCGCGCACCAGCACGGAGGCAGCACTGGACCGGCTCGGCATGCGCGAACGCAGCGGCGAGAAGGTCCGCGCTCTCAACGGCGGCCACCGCCGCCGCATGGAGATTGCCCGCGCCCTGATCCACGGCCCCGAGGTGCTGCTCCTCGATGAGGCCACCGTCGGTCTCGACACCGCCAGCCGCCAGTCGATCACCGCCCATGTCCACGATCTCGCCGAAAGCGGCCTCACCGTCTTCTGGGCGACGCATCTGGTTGACGAGATTCAGCCGACAGACGAAGTGGTCATCCTCCACAAGGGCCGGAAACTGGCACAGGATACCGCCGCCGGCATCGCCGGTCCGGGGGGCACCCTGCTCGACGCCTTCGTCGCCATGACAGGGCTGGAGGAACCAGCGCAATGA
- a CDS encoding ABC transporter permease: MVRLLSLLSLLALWVVAAALTADPQVLPMPQALVGPFRAELASGELVYHLGVTAIRVLWAFALAMSIGLALGLVMGRYPAIDKWLDPWLVVFLNLPALVLIVLCYLWIGLNETAAIIAVTLNKIPNVTTIIREGARAMDPNLRAMAQVFHMSRRTYLRHVILPQMAPYITGAARSGIAVIWKIVLVVEFLGRSNGVGFQIHLYFQLFDVAHVLVYSLSFIALMLLVEWLVLQPWERRVRRWRQE, encoded by the coding sequence ATGGTCCGCCTCCTGTCCCTCCTCTCGCTGCTCGCCCTCTGGGTTGTGGCAGCGGCCCTCACGGCGGACCCGCAGGTCCTGCCGATGCCGCAGGCATTGGTAGGGCCGTTTCGGGCAGAACTGGCTTCCGGCGAACTCGTCTACCATCTTGGCGTCACCGCTATCCGGGTGCTCTGGGCCTTTGCGCTGGCCATGTCCATCGGCCTCGCGCTCGGCCTCGTCATGGGGCGGTACCCGGCCATCGACAAATGGCTGGATCCATGGCTCGTCGTTTTTCTCAACCTGCCCGCGCTGGTGCTGATTGTCCTCTGCTATCTCTGGATCGGCCTGAATGAAACGGCGGCGATCATAGCCGTCACCCTCAACAAGATCCCAAATGTCACGACCATAATCCGCGAAGGCGCCCGCGCGATGGATCCGAACCTGCGCGCGATGGCTCAGGTGTTCCACATGTCGCGCCGCACCTACCTGCGCCACGTCATCCTGCCGCAGATGGCCCCTTACATCACCGGTGCCGCCCGCTCCGGCATCGCCGTCATCTGGAAGATCGTTCTCGTCGTGGAATTCCTCGGACGCTCCAACGGCGTCGGCTTCCAGATCCACCTCTACTTCCAGCTTTTCGATGTTGCCCACGTCCTGGTCTACTCGCTTTCCTTCATCGCCCTGATGCTGCTGGTCGAATGGCTCGTCCTCCAGCCATGGGAACGGCGCGTCCGCCGGTGGAGGCAGGAATGA
- a CDS encoding ABC transporter substrate-binding protein produces the protein MATAADMPTIRAAVLKIGTVNWELDTIINNGFDEAHGFNLEMQPFADNGATRVALEGGEADLAVADWIWVARQRAAGKDYVFVPYSKAVGGLVVPADSEATTLQDLAGKKIGIAGGPLDKSWLILQAYAEQEYGMDLAGETEQVFGAPPLVFKTALQGETDGAINFWHFMAKMKAGGMRELISVSAASESLGLDPETPLLGYVLKESFIAENPGIAKALYAASRDAKELLKSDDSAWEAIRGNMNASNDEQFIALRDDFRAGMPAPGNVDLDGADRFLQLMAELGGEKLVGQATTLPEGLFPDVE, from the coding sequence ATGGCCACCGCCGCCGACATGCCCACCATCCGTGCCGCTGTTCTCAAGATCGGCACGGTCAACTGGGAACTCGACACCATAATCAATAACGGTTTCGACGAAGCCCACGGCTTCAACCTCGAAATGCAGCCCTTCGCCGACAACGGCGCTACCCGCGTCGCCCTTGAAGGGGGCGAGGCGGACTTGGCCGTGGCGGACTGGATCTGGGTTGCCCGCCAGCGTGCCGCCGGCAAGGATTACGTGTTCGTCCCCTACTCAAAGGCCGTTGGCGGCCTCGTCGTGCCGGCTGACAGCGAGGCGACGACCCTGCAGGATCTCGCTGGCAAGAAGATCGGCATCGCCGGTGGTCCGCTGGACAAAAGCTGGCTGATACTTCAGGCCTATGCCGAACAGGAATACGGAATGGATCTCGCCGGCGAGACCGAGCAGGTCTTCGGTGCGCCCCCGCTGGTCTTCAAGACGGCACTGCAGGGAGAGACGGACGGCGCCATCAATTTCTGGCATTTCATGGCCAAGATGAAGGCCGGTGGAATGCGCGAACTCATCTCCGTCTCCGCCGCCTCCGAATCGCTCGGGCTGGACCCGGAAACTCCGCTTCTGGGCTATGTACTCAAGGAAAGCTTCATCGCCGAGAATCCCGGCATAGCCAAGGCGCTCTATGCCGCCAGCCGCGACGCGAAGGAACTGCTGAAGTCGGACGATTCTGCCTGGGAGGCGATCCGCGGCAACATGAACGCCAGCAACGATGAACAGTTCATCGCCCTGCGGGATGATTTCCGTGCCGGCATGCCCGCACCCGGCAATGTCGATCTCGATGGCGCTGACCGCTTCCTGCAACTGATGGCGGAGCTTGGCGGCGAGAAGCTGGTGGGTCAGGCCACTACCCTGCCGGAAGGGTTGTTCCCGGACGTCGAATAA